In the genome of Vidua macroura isolate BioBank_ID:100142 chromosome 19, ASM2450914v1, whole genome shotgun sequence, one region contains:
- the RPL38 gene encoding 60S ribosomal protein L38, whose product MPRKIEEIKDFLLTARRKDAKSVKIKKNKDNVKFKVRCSRYLYTLVITDKEKAEKLKQSLPPGLAVKELK is encoded by the exons ATG CCTCGCAAGATTGAGGAGATCAAGGATTTCCTGCTGACGGCGCGGCGGAAGGACGCCAAGT CCGTCAAGATCAAGAAGAACAAGGACAATGTGAAGTTCAAGGTGCGCTGCAGCCGGTACCTCTACACGCTGGTCATCACCGACAAGGAGAAGGCTGAGAAGCTGAAGCAGTCCCTGCCCCCAG gTCTGGCCGTGAAGGAGCTGAAATGA